A region from the uncultured Bacteroides sp. genome encodes:
- a CDS encoding DUF2975 domain-containing protein: protein MTAGLYIRIFHNKEDDSAGFLAICMVTTFVSIVVATAAAIFEKLLQNAIEMKSQKDLTV from the coding sequence GTGACGGCAGGACTATACATAAGAATATTCCATAATAAAGAGGACGACTCTGCGGGTTTTCTTGCCATTTGTATGGTGACTACTTTTGTTTCTATCGTAGTTGCAACTGCTGCGGCAATATTTGAGAAACTCTTGCAAAATGCCATAGAAATGAAATCGCAAAAGGACTTAACAGTTTGA
- a CDS encoding TonB-dependent receptor, with translation MRRHLIHFLLVALLSVCSAATAFAQTTVKGQVVDAESSDPLIGAAVIVVGTTQGTVTDVDGKFTLNASPNATLSIKYLGYKELKKKVTKSGQVNLGTISLEIDAVALADVTITSSIAVARKTPVALSTIDPVYISEKLGTQEFPEILKSTPGVYATKQGGGYGDSDISMRGFESPNIAIMINGVPMNDMEWGGVYWSNWAGLSDVTRSMQTQRGLGASKVSAPSVGGSINIITDGIDTKKGGMVSYGMGNDGYNKVLFSVSTGLTKTGWAMTVMGGKTWGDGYIQGTDFVGYNYFLNISKRINDNHQISLTAFGAPQIHNQRSAYDGLSIKGWQEVKNYMEPGDEYKYNPTYGFGKNGERKTSAKNKYHKPQISLNHMWQIDNTSSLSTALYLSIGDGWGYSGQGVTSSYSSAWYGSSNGVLNTTYRNPDGTFAYDQIQEMNENSLNGSQMVMSVSKNKHKWFGLLSTYTKELNDKINFYAGFDGRYYIGTHTNEINDLYDGAYYIDRYRATVDPANNSAAASPDFATKKLGVGDVVYRDYDGYVVQEGVFAQAEYNVDKLSAFVAGSVNNTSQWRYDRFYYDKQHAKSAKVNSIGFTVKGGANYNLNENHNVFANIGYISRAPFFSGGAFLSSTVSNVVNKNAVNEKIFSVELGYGYHSRFLNANLNVYHTAWNDKSMARSMDYTDADGNTDRAMINMTGVDATHEGVELDFTAKPLGWLDITGMFSMGNWRWTNDPTGYFYNSGGQPLTVDKTVASGIGAPDHAKMVLLLDGVKVGGAAQTTAALGAKVKLSRDLHFGIDWNLFARNYADWAMASTDLSLGGTKTFVTPWRIPSANTFDFNASYSFKIGTLPAVLSGNVDNLFDQEYISSAYDGDGHDWESAYRVFYGFGRTMSMRLKVNF, from the coding sequence ATGAGAAGACATCTAATTCATTTCCTGCTGGTTGCGTTGCTGTCGGTATGCTCTGCTGCTACGGCTTTTGCCCAGACAACAGTGAAAGGTCAAGTTGTGGACGCAGAAAGTAGTGACCCATTAATCGGTGCTGCTGTTATAGTCGTTGGCACTACTCAGGGCACTGTTACCGATGTTGATGGTAAATTTACCCTAAATGCGTCTCCCAATGCAACCTTGTCCATTAAATATTTAGGATACAAGGAGCTTAAAAAGAAAGTGACCAAGAGTGGACAGGTAAATCTTGGCACTATTAGCTTAGAGATAGATGCAGTGGCATTGGCGGATGTAACGATTACGTCTTCTATAGCAGTGGCACGTAAAACTCCGGTAGCTCTTTCTACTATAGATCCTGTATATATTTCAGAGAAACTTGGAACGCAGGAATTCCCGGAAATTTTAAAATCTACTCCGGGGGTATATGCAACTAAACAAGGTGGTGGATATGGTGATTCAGATATTAGCATGCGTGGCTTTGAATCTCCTAATATTGCCATTATGATTAATGGAGTTCCTATGAATGACATGGAATGGGGAGGTGTGTATTGGAGTAACTGGGCAGGATTGTCTGATGTTACCCGTAGTATGCAAACACAACGTGGCTTGGGTGCTTCTAAAGTTTCGGCTCCTTCTGTAGGAGGTTCTATCAATATCATTACAGATGGAATTGATACTAAAAAAGGCGGTATGGTTTCTTATGGTATGGGTAATGATGGATACAATAAGGTTCTTTTCTCTGTATCTACCGGACTGACAAAGACAGGTTGGGCTATGACTGTAATGGGCGGTAAAACGTGGGGTGACGGATACATTCAGGGTACTGACTTTGTTGGATACAATTACTTCTTAAATATATCTAAGCGTATTAATGATAATCATCAGATTTCTTTAACCGCTTTTGGAGCTCCTCAAATACATAACCAACGTAGTGCTTATGACGGTCTTTCCATAAAAGGTTGGCAAGAGGTTAAAAATTATATGGAGCCGGGCGACGAATATAAATATAATCCTACTTATGGATTTGGAAAGAATGGAGAGCGTAAAACCTCTGCTAAAAACAAATATCACAAGCCCCAAATTTCGTTGAACCACATGTGGCAAATAGATAATACCTCGTCATTGAGTACTGCACTCTACTTGTCAATCGGTGATGGTTGGGGATACAGCGGCCAGGGAGTCACTAGTTCTTACTCTAGTGCATGGTATGGATCTTCTAATGGGGTTCTTAATACTACTTACCGCAATCCAGACGGAACTTTTGCCTATGATCAGATACAAGAAATGAACGAAAACAGTTTGAATGGTTCTCAAATGGTTATGTCTGTATCCAAGAATAAGCACAAATGGTTTGGACTGCTCTCTACATATACCAAAGAACTAAATGATAAGATTAATTTTTATGCGGGCTTTGATGGGCGTTATTATATTGGCACTCATACCAATGAAATTAATGACCTTTATGATGGCGCATATTATATTGACCGCTATCGTGCTACGGTAGATCCTGCAAATAATTCGGCTGCTGCTTCTCCTGATTTTGCAACAAAGAAATTGGGTGTAGGCGATGTCGTTTATAGAGATTATGATGGTTATGTTGTTCAAGAAGGTGTGTTTGCACAGGCCGAATATAATGTAGATAAATTGAGCGCATTCGTAGCAGGTTCTGTTAATAATACAAGTCAATGGCGTTACGATCGTTTCTATTATGACAAACAACATGCCAAATCTGCTAAAGTGAATTCTATTGGATTCACGGTAAAAGGCGGTGCTAATTACAATTTGAATGAGAATCATAATGTGTTTGCTAATATTGGCTACATTAGTCGTGCTCCATTCTTTTCAGGAGGCGCATTCCTTTCATCAACTGTAAGTAATGTTGTGAATAAGAATGCTGTTAACGAAAAAATATTTAGTGTAGAACTGGGCTACGGTTATCATTCTAGGTTTTTAAATGCTAATTTAAACGTTTATCATACAGCATGGAACGATAAGTCAATGGCTCGCTCTATGGATTATACTGATGCTGATGGTAATACAGATCGCGCAATGATTAATATGACGGGAGTTGATGCTACCCATGAAGGTGTTGAACTCGACTTTACGGCCAAACCTCTTGGATGGTTAGATATTACTGGTATGTTCTCTATGGGTAACTGGCGTTGGACAAATGATCCAACAGGTTATTTTTACAATTCGGGTGGTCAACCTCTTACCGTTGATAAAACTGTAGCATCTGGAATTGGTGCTCCGGATCATGCTAAGATGGTACTTCTTTTAGATGGTGTAAAAGTAGGTGGTGCCGCTCAAACTACAGCAGCACTAGGTGCAAAGGTGAAATTGAGTAGAGATCTTCATTTCGGAATTGATTGGAATCTTTTTGCTCGTAATTATGCTGATTGGGCAATGGCTAGCACTGACCTCTCACTTGGTGGTACTAAAACATTTGTTACTCCATGGCGTATCCCCTCGGCCAATACATTTGACTTTAATGCCAGCTATTCATTCAAAATTGGTACTCTTCCGGCTGTGTTATCAGGTAATGTAGATAATTTATTTGACCAGGAATATATATCTAGCGCTTATGATGGTGACGGTCACGATTGGGAAAGTGCATACCGCGTATTCTATGGTTTTGGACGTACCATGTCTATGAGACTTAAAGTTAATTTCTAA
- the ettA gene encoding energy-dependent translational throttle protein EttA translates to MADDKKIIFSMVGVSKAFQPNKNVLKDIYLSFFYGAKIGIIGLNGSGKSTVLKIIAGLEKSYQGEVVFSPGYSVGYLAQEPHLDNDKTVKEVVMEGVQPIVNALAEYEAINLKFGEPEYYEDADKMDKLFARQAELQDIIDATDAWNLDSKLERAMDALRCPPEDQPVVNLSGGERRRVALCRLLLQKPDILLLDEPTNHLDAESIDWLEQHLQQYEGTVIAVTHDRYFLDHVAGWILELDRGEGIPWKGNYSSWLEQKTKRMEMEEKTVSKRHKTLERELEWVRMAPKARQAKGKARLNSYDRLLNEDQKEKEDKLEIFIPNGPRLGNKVIEAKGVAKAYGEKLLFDDLNFMLPPNGIVGVIGPNGAGKTTLFRLIMDMEQVDKGEFEVGDTVKVAYVDQQHKDIDPGKSVYQVISGGNELMRLGGRDINARAYLSRFNFAGGDQEKLCGVLSGGERNRLHLAMALKEEGNVLLLDEPTNDIDVNTLRALEEGLEDFAGCAVVISHDRWFLDRICTHILAFEGDSNVFYFEGSYSEYEENKMKRLGNEEPKRVRYRKLM, encoded by the coding sequence ATGGCTGACGATAAAAAAATAATTTTCTCGATGGTTGGCGTGAGCAAAGCTTTTCAACCAAACAAAAATGTATTAAAAGACATCTACCTGTCATTCTTTTATGGAGCTAAGATTGGTATTATCGGTCTCAATGGCTCGGGCAAATCTACGGTGCTGAAGATCATTGCCGGTTTGGAGAAGTCTTATCAGGGAGAAGTCGTTTTCTCGCCGGGCTATTCTGTGGGATATTTGGCTCAGGAACCGCATTTAGACAATGACAAGACGGTGAAAGAAGTGGTGATGGAAGGGGTGCAACCTATTGTTAATGCATTGGCGGAATATGAAGCCATCAATCTCAAGTTTGGTGAGCCTGAATATTATGAAGATGCCGACAAGATGGACAAGCTCTTTGCCCGCCAGGCAGAGTTACAAGATATTATAGACGCTACTGATGCGTGGAATCTGGATAGTAAGCTAGAGCGTGCAATGGATGCACTTCGTTGTCCGCCCGAAGATCAGCCGGTAGTTAATCTGTCCGGAGGAGAACGCCGTCGTGTCGCATTGTGCCGACTATTGTTGCAGAAGCCGGACATTTTGTTGCTTGATGAGCCTACCAATCACCTCGATGCAGAATCTATCGACTGGTTGGAACAACACCTTCAGCAATACGAAGGAACAGTTATTGCCGTGACGCACGACCGCTACTTCCTCGACCACGTAGCCGGATGGATATTGGAGCTCGACCGTGGAGAAGGTATTCCGTGGAAAGGCAACTACTCTTCTTGGTTGGAACAGAAAACCAAGCGAATGGAAATGGAAGAAAAGACCGTTAGTAAACGGCACAAAACCCTTGAGCGTGAGCTCGAATGGGTACGTATGGCCCCCAAAGCCCGCCAAGCAAAAGGTAAAGCCCGTCTGAATTCCTATGACAGACTGCTGAATGAAGATCAAAAAGAAAAAGAAGATAAACTTGAAATATTCATCCCCAACGGACCTCGTTTGGGCAATAAAGTGATCGAAGCCAAAGGAGTAGCCAAAGCGTACGGCGAGAAGTTATTGTTTGATGACCTTAACTTTATGCTCCCTCCAAATGGTATCGTAGGCGTTATAGGGCCTAACGGTGCAGGTAAAACCACACTTTTTCGCTTGATAATGGATATGGAACAGGTGGATAAAGGAGAGTTTGAAGTAGGAGATACGGTGAAGGTGGCTTATGTAGATCAGCAACATAAAGATATTGACCCCGGCAAAAGTGTCTATCAGGTTATATCAGGAGGCAATGAACTTATGCGTTTGGGAGGTCGCGACATTAATGCCCGTGCATACCTTTCGCGTTTCAATTTTGCTGGAGGTGACCAAGAGAAACTCTGCGGCGTTCTTTCAGGAGGTGAGCGGAACCGCTTACATCTGGCCATGGCACTCAAAGAAGAGGGAAATGTGCTGCTGCTTGATGAGCCAACCAATGATATTGATGTGAATACCTTGCGTGCACTTGAAGAAGGATTGGAAGACTTTGCCGGCTGTGCCGTTGTTATTTCACATGATCGTTGGTTCCTCGATCGCATTTGTACCCATATCCTTGCTTTTGAGGGCGATTCTAACGTATTCTACTTTGAAGGCTCTTATTCGGAGTACGAAGAGAATAAAATGAAACGTCTTGGCAATGAAGAGCCCAAACGTGTGCGATATAGGAAGCTGATGTAG
- a CDS encoding DUF5703 domain-containing protein: protein MNNGIKFSRIVLSICSISFLSVGIYAKKLPSDILAQLNAYNVSWNTASTTGSKASMPLGNGDITANIWVENDGDLMMYIGKSDTWSEGTRLLKVGRVRVHLTPNPFVSGTAFNQTLNLYGGEINISGGAEESKINLKVWIDANHPVIHIEASGTQSFSMKCSTELLRPVAYTLPSERDALASSFRGVIDGPIKPTESADVLMLKPDRIEWYHRDTTSFFKTILEKQNVPELANTYPDPFMNRTFGAAMLGNGMSKADDNTLQSIQSGKRFSVSIYTYTAQTETAADWDNQLSAIVTKTDAVDIETLRANHYNWWDAFWNRSWVFLSGDENAVSVTRGYLLQRFMEACQGRGKYPIKFNGGTLTFDYNGQNGDYRNWGPAYWNQNNRHLYWPLLATGDFDLMKPWFDCYMNMLLIQTDITKKYYNHGGAFFPETFNFFGLYIQDDWGWSNTGKISDTRWIRYHYSGGLEVLTQMLEYYDYTHDHAFVTNYIVPYATQVIRFFDKHWVRKDGIIHFYPANSIEEYWDCTNPTDYIAGLRYNIPRLTSLPNDLITQALRDEWNSCLSALPAIPMDSTGTKILPAQIYDIQRNSENPECYTIFPYRIYGIGHPDINIGLKTFSDRLYKWTSCWSQDPIQASLLGLADLSKQYVIDNSKSVDKTVKFPAFWAPKSDYIPDFDNGGALMMALQNMLIQNVGNHIYVIPSFPSAWTVDYKLLAYGNTTVRLKSKGHNISRLDVIPAYRKVNIVLPDSRQNQYAIFPALPAMKLGDADLNFKATSTSGLKITYTSANPKVATVVNGKIHIVGAGNTIISAVQEGNQFYNPSPKMDRKLVVKSLLSKE from the coding sequence ATGAATAATGGTATAAAATTCAGTAGAATTGTATTGTCTATATGTTCGATTTCTTTTCTTTCAGTTGGAATTTATGCTAAAAAATTACCATCCGATATACTGGCCCAACTCAATGCGTATAATGTGAGTTGGAATACGGCAAGTACAACAGGCTCAAAGGCATCAATGCCACTCGGAAACGGTGATATTACAGCTAATATATGGGTTGAAAATGATGGCGATTTAATGATGTATATCGGAAAATCAGATACATGGAGTGAAGGAACCAGATTATTAAAAGTTGGTCGGGTGCGTGTTCATTTGACTCCTAATCCATTTGTTTCCGGAACAGCGTTTAATCAAACGCTAAACCTGTATGGTGGTGAAATTAATATTTCTGGTGGGGCAGAGGAATCAAAAATAAATCTGAAAGTGTGGATCGATGCTAATCATCCGGTAATTCATATTGAAGCTTCGGGTACCCAAAGTTTCAGTATGAAATGCTCTACGGAATTGCTTCGCCCAGTTGCATATACGCTTCCATCGGAGCGTGATGCGCTGGCTTCGAGTTTTCGAGGGGTAATTGATGGTCCGATAAAACCAACAGAAAGTGCCGATGTGTTGATGTTAAAGCCAGACAGAATTGAATGGTATCATAGGGATACAACCTCTTTTTTCAAAACAATTCTTGAAAAACAGAATGTTCCAGAGTTAGCTAATACCTATCCTGACCCTTTTATGAATAGAACTTTTGGAGCAGCGATGTTAGGAAACGGAATGAGTAAAGCGGATGATAATACGTTGCAATCTATTCAGAGCGGAAAAAGGTTTTCCGTCTCAATTTATACCTATACAGCACAAACAGAAACTGCTGCCGATTGGGATAATCAACTGTCAGCCATTGTTACAAAGACAGATGCCGTGGATATTGAAACGCTTCGTGCAAATCATTACAACTGGTGGGATGCATTCTGGAACCGGAGTTGGGTTTTTCTGAGCGGCGATGAAAATGCCGTCAGTGTTACGCGTGGGTATTTATTGCAACGATTCATGGAAGCTTGCCAAGGACGAGGTAAATATCCAATTAAATTTAATGGCGGGACATTAACTTTCGACTATAATGGGCAAAATGGAGACTATCGAAATTGGGGACCGGCTTACTGGAATCAAAATAACCGCCATTTATACTGGCCTCTTTTGGCAACGGGTGATTTTGATTTGATGAAGCCCTGGTTTGATTGTTACATGAATATGCTCCTGATTCAAACTGATATTACTAAGAAGTACTATAATCACGGAGGGGCATTTTTTCCTGAAACTTTTAATTTTTTCGGACTTTATATACAGGACGATTGGGGATGGTCAAACACCGGAAAGATATCGGATACTCGATGGATACGTTATCATTATTCAGGAGGGTTGGAAGTACTGACTCAAATGCTAGAATATTATGATTATACTCATGATCATGCTTTTGTAACCAATTATATTGTTCCCTACGCTACTCAGGTAATTCGTTTTTTTGATAAACATTGGGTACGAAAAGATGGTATTATCCATTTTTATCCGGCTAATAGCATAGAAGAATACTGGGATTGCACCAATCCAACTGATTATATTGCCGGTTTGCGATACAATATTCCGCGTTTGACAAGTTTGCCAAACGATTTGATAACGCAGGCATTGCGTGATGAATGGAATAGTTGCCTGAGTGCTTTGCCTGCTATTCCTATGGATTCTACCGGAACAAAAATTTTACCTGCACAAATTTACGATATACAGCGTAACAGCGAAAACCCGGAATGTTATACGATTTTTCCATACAGAATATATGGAATCGGGCATCCTGACATCAATATTGGTCTTAAAACATTTAGTGACAGGTTGTATAAATGGACATCTTGTTGGTCGCAGGACCCTATTCAGGCTTCCTTGTTGGGACTGGCAGATTTATCTAAACAATATGTAATTGATAATTCCAAATCGGTGGACAAAACAGTCAAATTTCCTGCTTTTTGGGCACCTAAAAGCGATTATATACCCGATTTTGATAACGGTGGAGCACTGATGATGGCATTACAAAATATGCTGATTCAAAATGTCGGGAATCATATTTATGTAATTCCGTCTTTTCCTTCAGCATGGACTGTCGATTATAAACTTCTGGCTTATGGAAACACAACTGTTCGATTGAAGAGTAAGGGGCATAATATTTCCCGGTTAGACGTAATACCTGCATATAGAAAAGTCAATATTGTTCTTCCTGATTCCAGACAAAATCAATATGCTATTTTCCCTGCTTTACCAGCAATGAAGCTGGGTGATGCTGATTTAAATTTCAAAGCAACATCTACATCTGGCTTGAAAATTACTTATACTAGTGCTAATCCTAAGGTTGCAACGGTTGTAAATGGAAAAATTCATATTGTGGGAGCCGGTAACACGATCATTAGTGCCGTGCAGGAAGGTAATCAATTTTATAATCCGAGTCCGAAAATGGATCGAAAACTTGTGGTAAAATCATTATTGTCTAAGGAATGA
- a CDS encoding glycoside hydrolase family 71/99-like protein translates to MKKILQISIAISMVAISFMACSKDAPVTNPDVGNNGGTNPAVTWPSPIGDVVGKIAVGYQGWFACVGDNSPINGWWHWTQDWSKIPSPTNKAMASWPDMSDYANKYPTAFANLNNGKSATLFSSYDDQTVDIQFSWMQQYGIDCAALQRFNPTGGEGSIRDAVTAKVKTAAEKYGIKFYIMYDVSGWTNMQTEMKNDWTKKIKVYTSSPSYAMQNGKPVVCIWGFGFNDNNHNFTTAQCLDVINFFKSEGCYVIGGVPTHWRDQNSDSRGDFISIYNAFNMLSPWMVGRIGTIADEDNFYNNVNTLDLAYCKANGIDYQPCILPGDLQAKQRVHGDFMWRQFYNMVHLGVQGIYISMFDEYNESNQIAKTAATQDEVPAGAEFVTLDEDGTACTSDYYLRITQDGGKMLKKQIPLTKIRPTKPTP, encoded by the coding sequence ATGAAGAAGATATTGCAAATATCAATAGCTATATCAATGGTGGCTATTTCTTTTATGGCATGCTCCAAAGACGCGCCGGTAACGAATCCGGATGTGGGAAATAATGGAGGAACGAACCCTGCTGTAACATGGCCTTCACCAATAGGTGATGTAGTAGGTAAAATAGCTGTAGGATACCAGGGTTGGTTTGCCTGCGTTGGTGATAATTCACCCATTAATGGATGGTGGCACTGGACACAGGATTGGTCTAAAATTCCATCTCCAACAAATAAAGCAATGGCGTCATGGCCTGATATGAGTGATTATGCAAACAAATACCCAACGGCATTTGCTAATTTGAATAATGGCAAATCTGCTACATTGTTTTCTTCTTATGATGATCAAACTGTAGATATTCAGTTTTCATGGATGCAACAATATGGCATTGACTGCGCTGCATTGCAACGTTTCAATCCAACAGGGGGCGAAGGTTCAATTCGCGATGCTGTTACGGCGAAAGTGAAAACAGCTGCCGAAAAATATGGCATTAAATTCTACATTATGTACGATGTGAGCGGTTGGACGAATATGCAGACTGAAATGAAAAATGACTGGACGAAAAAAATAAAAGTATATACTTCATCTCCGTCATATGCAATGCAAAATGGCAAACCTGTAGTTTGTATCTGGGGCTTTGGATTTAATGACAACAACCACAACTTTACTACAGCTCAATGTTTAGATGTAATCAACTTCTTTAAAAGCGAAGGCTGTTATGTAATTGGCGGTGTGCCTACGCATTGGCGCGATCAAAATAGTGATTCAAGAGGCGATTTTATAAGTATTTATAACGCATTCAATATGCTTTCTCCGTGGATGGTTGGCCGTATCGGCACAATTGCGGATGAAGATAATTTCTACAATAATGTCAACACTCTTGATCTTGCATACTGTAAAGCTAATGGTATTGATTACCAACCGTGCATATTGCCGGGTGATTTACAAGCTAAACAGCGCGTACACGGCGATTTTATGTGGAGACAATTCTATAACATGGTACATTTAGGTGTGCAAGGTATTTACATATCTATGTTTGATGAATATAACGAAAGCAATCAAATTGCAAAAACTGCTGCTACGCAAGATGAAGTTCCTGCAGGAGCTGAGTTTGTTACACTCGACGAAGATGGTACAGCATGTACTTCAGATTATTATTTGCGTATAACACAAGATGGTGGTAAAATGCTGAAAAAGCAAATCCCATTAACGAAAATCCGACCAACAAAACCAACGCCGTAA
- a CDS encoding endonuclease/exonuclease/phosphatase family protein, translated as MRANFFHYFVRTITFILACLAIAGTFARYISPIHSSLLPLLGMLLPVLITLNLIIAIYWVIRRRYWMCMPILAIALNFSYLNCIFQISLGEKVLLANHKSLKVATYNVHSFGNEFDGFSCKKIARYMNDQKVDIICFQEFAGNNDFTIDSIKQALSAWKYSVIVPYNELNLIPLAVFSKYSITNSRLITYPGSRNCSLWCDIIINGKKLRLFNNHLQTTNMSTNRKDINRALQETGNTYGESEALIKALTQTGTNFIKRAQQAETVRKLVAESPYPVLLCGDLNSTPSSYTYHTVKSNLLDGFQTSGRGYAYTYRFYKHLLRIDYIFHSPELQGVNYFSPDINLCSDHNPVIMEVGVPL; from the coding sequence ATGAGAGCTAATTTTTTTCATTACTTCGTAAGAACAATAACTTTCATCTTAGCATGCCTTGCTATAGCGGGAACGTTTGCCCGATATATTTCTCCGATACATTCATCACTGCTGCCTTTACTGGGGATGCTTTTACCTGTATTGATCACATTAAATTTAATTATTGCTATCTATTGGGTTATACGTCGGCGCTATTGGATGTGCATGCCTATTTTGGCCATTGCCCTTAATTTTAGCTATCTGAATTGTATATTTCAAATTAGCCTGGGCGAAAAAGTACTGCTTGCAAATCATAAAAGCCTAAAAGTGGCTACATACAATGTGCATAGCTTCGGAAATGAATTCGATGGATTTTCTTGCAAAAAAATAGCCCGGTATATGAATGATCAGAAAGTAGATATTATTTGCTTTCAGGAATTTGCCGGTAACAATGACTTTACAATAGACAGCATCAAACAGGCACTTTCTGCGTGGAAGTATAGCGTTATTGTCCCCTACAACGAATTAAATTTAATACCATTAGCTGTGTTCAGTAAATATTCCATCACCAATAGCCGATTGATAACATACCCCGGCAGCCGCAATTGCAGTTTATGGTGCGATATTATAATAAACGGAAAGAAATTACGTCTGTTCAATAATCATTTGCAAACCACCAACATGTCCACAAATCGTAAAGACATAAACAGGGCATTGCAAGAAACCGGAAACACATACGGCGAAAGCGAAGCATTAATTAAAGCTCTGACACAAACAGGAACCAATTTTATAAAACGGGCCCAACAAGCTGAAACAGTGCGCAAGCTCGTAGCAGAAAGCCCCTACCCCGTATTGTTATGCGGCGATCTCAATTCTACCCCATCATCATATACATACCACACAGTAAAGAGCAATCTATTAGATGGTTTTCAAACATCCGGACGTGGCTACGCCTATACCTATCGTTTCTACAAACATTTATTGCGTATCGATTACATCTTTCACTCCCCCGAATTACAGGGTGTCAACTATTTCTCTCCTGATATAAATTTGTGTAGTGATCATAATCCGGTAATCATGGAGGTGGGAGTGCCTTTATAA